From Oscillatoria sp. FACHB-1407, one genomic window encodes:
- a CDS encoding DUF4278 domain-containing protein: MTLIYRGTSYQINTTDETITGTINCQYRGATYRVEPTTTTQPQPRHLQYRGISY; encoded by the coding sequence ATGACACTCATCTATCGCGGCACCTCCTACCAGATCAACACCACCGATGAAACCATAACTGGCACTATTAACTGTCAGTATCGGGGTGCAACCTACCGCGTTGAGCCTACTACCACAACCCAACCTCAGCCTCGTCACCTGCAATATCGGGGCATCTCCTACTAA